The DNA region TGTCTCCTTTAAGCATCAAGTTAATTCCAcaaatttgtttcataaaattatttatttcacatctgtGTACATACCGACCTATGATGACTTTTGTAAAAACGGTTTCAGCTGCTTTAGCgtttctttaagaaaattaGTTTGTGCAGCTTCTGTCCTTCGGTATCAATaatcctgcaaaacaaaatcatttcacaGGTTTGATTTAACATGTAGGAAGCTTTCATGTCAGATTTAGtcttaaatacatttagaacaacaaaaaaaaaaccattactTTAAACTCCAACATTAGGACAAATAGCCAGTCGTCAGTGCTGCTGAGTCGTGATCGGGTTTAACTGCAAGCAATGTGACCAGATCTAGATGACTGGGTCAGTGAACGCAGTTTCCGGCGAGTTTCATTGAGCTTGCAGTTTACATATGTCACAACCAAAtattagcgattgggtaaaatcagatccagtTGTTCAAAACTTACAAAGCAATCGTTTATCAATAGCCGAGGATCCAGATTGTGTATGAAACGAAACGTAGAACAAAGGGCTGGTTTATAATCAAGCTAATTTTGTTTGAAGCAACCTCAATTTTGTGCCTTTAGAAACTATTATATTCATGAACTAcgcaaaaatgtttaaaaaaaaaaaagtttatatggaaaaataattaaagattaattattaattattattaattattattaattaattgtcATTGATTGAGGTTCTGACCCGGGTTTGAGTCAGTTGACTCTTCTAACATCGGATTTTACAAGCCCTGATTAATGCATAATAACTAAGTAACCTTCTGCCTGCATATCAGGCTTATTAGAATCTCATCACTGCATTTTCTTATAATAGATTTTATGAAATTGCTTTAAGGCCTTGGCTGTCAAATCTGGTACAGACTAAAAAACCTTGCACCATCAAGATATATATAGGATTATAGTAGGTATGAAACGTCCAAAGTTGGTATGAATTGAATTGGTAGTTAGGTAGGAATGGGTTTGTTCCCCAACAAATGTCTCTAAAACAGGTGCAAATTGCCACACAATCTGTCCAAAACATCCCAGAATGCGAAGAAACGTCCTCCAACATGTACAATAACAGTACTGGAGGTACAACCTGACACACTGTTGGTCTGAAACATCCCCAAAGCAGCTCTGAATGGATGCATGAGTCTTAGGAAGTGATTACTGTAGGGACAAACAGTCAGGTAGGAACGCGCGCCTCGTTTGCAACGAGTGGTGCGGTTCGGTACGTGACTTTGTCTGTTTTCAGAACACACTACCCCTGGTGCGCCTTGCAGGTTGTAGGTTTCATTGGACAACGGTACGATTAAGGCGAAGCTTCTGGCGTCACAAAACACGTGGTGGAAAGACTCCTGAATCCGTCGTACTGTAAAAACAGTGCGACGGATTCAAGCCTCAACGACCCGCGTTGCAGCGTTGTCGATACGAACCGTTCCCATTACGGGcacaaatgaatgaaacatttgtgTCGCCCAGAAAACTGTTCATTTACACCCCTCCTTCTACGGTACAAAACCAAAACTGCGAAATGACAAATTAACAAACACCCAGTTTAATTGATCCAGAGAAAAGTGATGCATTGAAACTTAAGATTAAGACCTATAATATGCATTTATGTGACCGATTTTATAGGAAGTAAAGTTACAAAGTATATTTTTCTTAGGTTGCACCTGATCACTGGAACGaaagtcataatatttatttgagAACTCCCTCGCAGACTCTCAAGTAACCCTTAAAAGTGATTGCTGGATTTCTTGTTAGTTTCGGCAGCTGAGtcgttttacatgttttttgcTGTGCTTTCTAAGATTATCGCTTTTCATACCATTACTCTCTCTCTCATCTATTTTACTCATTTAGTGGAAAATATTTCACCCCTCTTTGTGACTTTGGTGCTACCTTGAAGACTTaatcagacaaacacaaaaatgacaagAATAAATCTTCAAAAAGGAAATCCAATTACGATTTATCCATCCGCAACAAGTTTGTCATTTAGTATTTTAAACCCCTCTCTCAGAATTGCTTTGATACTAAAGCTTAAAAAATATGTCGATGATACAAAAATCACTGCGCTACAGTCATGATCCCTAAAAAAAGGTCTCAAAGAGGTGCTCTTGGCAGTCGGAACAAACCCAAAGATGAACATGGCCTTTGCAAACTCAATTAATCATCCAGTCTGTTTATTGGTCCATCCTTTTTGTGCGCTTCCTTCCATGTTTTGGCCACTGATTTGCTTCAGTCCAATCCACAAAGGACTTCCAACGTCCTTCTCGCTCTACCGCTTGTTGTCCAACTTCTCCACACACCTACACATCCCCGGCGCCCCGAATCCGAGCCCTTCAGTACATTTTCTGTCGGCTGGGCAGTACCGCCTCCTTGAGGAAGGAGAATATGAGGAGGATCCCAGACCTCTTGCCCCGTTTGCCCTTGGTGAAATAATTTGACACAACGTCGTctgaaaaagagcaacaaagacGAAAATAAAACGTCAAAGGAAGGGCTTCAACTGAGCTGAAGTAAACAGTTCGATAAACGGAAAggtcaaaagaaagaaatctggtACAGACAAGAAAATAATTGAGGTGAAAATGAGTCTCATCCACCTATTAGCAAAAAAACCCCCTAGCTAACAAAAGTATATTAGCAGTTAGTAGCTAGTAACCGTAGCATCAACTGAGTCACAGAatgcaatgaagatgtctgtgCATAAATTTTTGCCTGACAAAAAAgtcctgtgaaaaaaaaaatgacatgtgTGACATTAAACAGTACtgccacaacaaaatgtaagatGTGATAATCAAATTTAAGAccaatgcaattttttttgtaaaaaatttaagACAATtgaaggccttaattttagctACATGaacttaagactttttaaggatgcacagGCACcctgtatttcaaatatttcctCTCACAGCTAGCTTTAAATGACATATATCCACATTTTGACAACCAGACAGAGATTTTTACCCACGTCTGATCTGATCGATGgattaaaaagccttaaaaacatATTCCTCTTATCAGTTCCAAAAATGTTGGGATGTTACTGAGTAGAAGTcaatatccaaaaaaaaaacagtaaagaaaaGGCACATTTTTCTCTAGGTTACATGTCAGATGAAGGCCTGTCAGGTTATACTTTCAACCTCCATTGTGCTAAACTATTATCAGCCATAACCAGATTCTCACCTCCTTGCTGCATGGTGGATGGAAGTACATTTTCTCCCGCTGACAGCGACACGAAGAAGGCAAACGGGATGATCCACAGGCAGATGGTGAAGTAGGACAGCACCTGATaccagtcagaaagagtcagtAAAAAACTGGACGAGAAACACATTTCCATGCTTCCAGAGCTGTAATGAAATGCAATACCTCTGAGAACGGGTAATACTCTTGTGCAAAGTACTGGAAGGCCATGTAATGGTTCACCACCACTAACACTgcagtgtaaaaacaaaagaacataaATCATGGTGAAAACAGTAGCACGTGACCAGAAGCGAATAATCAAGCCTTAACAGTTAGTGTGTTGCTTTATTatgttaacatatttttcagtattGGTGAGTCCTGTAACAGAATATAATGAAATCTGATCCAAGCCGTGCTCACCACAGGAGAGGATGAAGTTGGGAGAGCTGAGCAGAATGTAGGGAAAGGTTTGCAGGAGGCCAAAATACACCAGGTTTGTGAAGAGGCCGACGCCCACCATGAACAGAGGGAAACCTTCAAAGACGTAGAGACACAGCAGCACACCTGTCGAGAACTGGACATATATTCACACGCAGTGAGACTCCGGTACAAGTGAGCCGTGCAGATTAAAAAGTGCATCGTTCTGCACCAGCATACTCACCAGgatcatgtattttattattcgGCTTGTGGCTACTGTGTACTCCTCTATTAGTTCTGCCAAGTAGTATAGGCCAGCCGCTGGTGGAAGACGAAAGGTAAATAATTGGGATTATGCAGGCGGCAAAACATCTCTGATGCAAGATTGCTTAGGAAGGAGCTAACACAGGCGTCAGAGGGTATAAATGGTATCGTTGCTTCATGACTGGAGCAAGACTGGAGTCAGTCGAAACACTTACAGATGTATTAGACAGCATTACCAGCATAGATACAATCATAGCCttacaaacaaatatttctctaaAACTAAAACGTGATCATTATTAACCATGCTAAACTCTCCACCAGTTAGATTAGGCTAAAGAGCACACATTCAATCTTATCTTTACGAACTGTTCAATATTTCTTGGTACTGTTTAGTATTAGTTTTTtgcacaatttaaaataatccaCAGTAGCGTATTGGGGAAATGTAGGCCAGAGTAGTAGGTGATATTTTGTCTCTAAACCACTATCTGTTTAGTTTAAGATGGGCCTTTTTTACCCCcatcagcaaagaaaaaacaaagtagaaaaaaagaagttcatGACAATAAGCTACTTAAATCCCCGCTGTGTGTTATCCACACAGTCAGGGTTTCAAACTATTATTTGAGAAACAACAGCTATTCaaattataaagaaaacttAGTGAACGCTAAATAGCTAGACCTGTTTCTCATCATTTCTTGAATGTGACACATGCATGTGTCGCTTGTCAAGACTTTCgtctaatttaatttagttgGAGTTAAAATCCTCAAATACCCTCTGATGCACAACCAATAAAAAATGTAGGAACCATCTGGCTATCACACTCCGGTTTAGCTTGTAGTTTCACTAaaacaatttgatttaattgcattttttgttttcgttaaagttttttctcttttcaaacCAGCTTCTCTTTAGGAAATACTTTTCAACATAATATCATTTCATTAGTGAATAACAAATTTAATGAGCCCccgaagaaaacaaacagcatcaacaAAACGTACACGTGTTCAAATATCTCCTACTGAagccatttttttctaaaaacaaatgaataagtCATCTCTGGATTGTTTCTTCAGtcctgaataaaaacaatattaaagtgtattttttttctctcatattgtgtgttatgttttctgtttcacattataaaataaagagGCCTGCCTGACACCAGCCAGCTAAACTGATTCTGTGCttctttgttggtttgtttgttctgggcaataatttattaatcagtAAACATTTGTACTTTGTTTCCACACATAATCAATTTCCCACTGACTTTGTGAAACTGATAGCGTTGTTGTCTTCAAGTTTCAGTTTGCTGCTGTAACTCTGATCTTCGTTTAACCAAGTAATGTCAGAGTTTGTTCTAGATTATAAGATTAGTTTTACAGGACACCCACAAGCTGGGAATTAGACTGCAGCTAGCTAGCTACTTTCCAACAAATGTACATATAAATAGGATCTCCTGTGTGGAAATCACCCCAGTAAAGTGAAAACTGCgacattaactttgtttttcgAAGCTCCGCTGACTTTCACTTGAGCTGATTCACCTGTTCACGGCGTTAGCATTACCAAGCTAATTTGAGCCGCTACGTTATAATCTGCGGGCATTCTCAGCTTCCACTCACCTATCGCTAGAGTGACGAAGGACACTTGGACGATCAGCGACAGCCAgctcagtaaataaataaaccacatGTCTCTGCATAGGCTAcaacacacacaataaagagaataaagactaaaataagCTAGCTGCCTGCTAGCGTTGTTCAGAGCTCTTTCCGCTGTGTTTTCAGCCCGAGTCGACAAGTGCAGGAAAGAAGggagtgttgttgtttttttgacaagAGTGTTGCGACGCTGTCGCTACAGCGCCACCAGTGGTAGGAGCAGGAATGCAATTTTGTCAAAAAGTTTAATCGTAAgttgttttaattagaaatgttgAACTAGTTTGCACACGATTAAAACTATAACTTTCAAAAGACGTAgttaaaactaataaatgaaCGGATTAAAGGAAACTTAGCCAGATGAGACAATTAAATTAAGGTTTCTCCAACAGTAACAACTAGAATGGTTCTGGCATCTCTCGTCTCTGATTGGTAGTCTCCCAGATCAGGTATAGTGCCTCTTTACAAATTTCTTCCATTGTTGATACACTGAAGAGTTTGAAATCATTAAACTAATTTTGATATCACAAAGGCAGCGTGAGTaagtaaacacaaataaataaatcatgatttcatttattaaggaaAGAAGCTATCTAAACCCACCAGTTAGTTAACTAAGCTAATTATTTGTCCTCTGACTGTAATAACTGGGTGTATCACCCTTGTTGGCAACAGTGGCCATCAAACATTTGCCgtcaatatttgttttacatcaatGTGGATGAATTTTGTTTGACTCTTCTTAGCAGAACTACTTTTAATTTACTCACACTGGCATGTTTTCAACCATGCGCTGCACGTAAAGGCCACACCATGGCATCTCAGTCAAATTCAAGTACAGACTAAGgcttcgttttgttttttgaggaaTTCAGAGTTGGAAATGTTGGCGTCATTGTCGTACTGCATAGTCTTGTATGATTCAGACCTGATAGTCAGACATTCTCCATAAGGATTTTCTGATAAACAATAGAACTCATGTATCcattaaaaataagttattttcatcatgtttggttggtttgacagtTTTTTGTTCTCGAAATTCTGAGTTAGTTTTAGCTCAAATGTAACAGGAACAttctccccccccaaaaaaatccacttttgtCTCTCCAGCCCACAGAATGCTTTTTTCCAAAAGCCTTGAAGACCatcaatgtgtgttttattgaatGATTTCCCATTATTCAATCTTTAGCTGCCTTTTTACGTGTCTGGTGTTCAATTAGCTTTTTCCATGTCTTTTTGTTATACAAATTTCTCAAGTTTGTACATGGAAACGTATCAAGAGCTGCAGGATTGAACATAACAGGAAAACTAAATAACCTATGAGGACTTTAACCTTAAAATGGAACAGGACGTCTGCTTTAAAGCGGCTTATTCCAAGAATACTGACATGGTTCAAGACGGGATGTATAGTTCATAAATTATGACATCTAGATTATGAATGTCATACttatttaaatgatatttaaatGACTAGAAATGCCGTCTCCATagaacatgttaaaaaaaaataaataggaaTTTACGCTATTCTTCCCTCTGTATTTGCGTCATTTACTCCCACGTctaggacacacacacacacacacacgcacacacacacacacacacacacgcacgcacacacacacacacacacacacacacacacacacacacacacacacacacacacacacacacacacacacacacacacacacacacacacacacacacacacacacacgtatagattcaataacaaaaaaaaaagcaggtgcCATGCATTTCTACACCTTAAAAGGTGCAGCTTTTAAGACTGAggttcaaaacaataaaaaatgtatacttGGGCGTGAAAAGGCGAGTGTTAAATAAGGTAAATATATAATGCAAAACAGTGTGAAGACACTAAAACGGTGTCAGAGTGAAAGGTGAGAGGAACGTCCTCTTTCCTTCAAATGCTTTCAGCTGAGGCGTATAGAGGGGCAGCGAGGAGCAAAGGTGTGTGCATCCATTCATCCATGCACGCATATATATCTGAGGAGAGGTGAGAAAACTAAAGGGAGTGTGTGGGGATGGGGGTGGGGGGTctgctgcatttatttaaaaactttcagaAGGGGAAGCCGTGGCTCTTATTTCAGCGACGCCTCTGGGCTCGGGGTGTGACAGCCTTAATGTGCCAAAACAAGAGGCAGCCTGTATTCTGCTGCCGGATCACGCTTCGGGAAAGAAAGAGACACCCAGGGAGGGAAGTGGGTGAGGGTATTCATAGAGGGGTTTTAATGGCTCTGGTCATCTTTTATCTAGTttctgttgagaaaaaaaagagtcctTTAACCTACATCTGGTGAAacatggggg from Xiphophorus maculatus strain JP 163 A chromosome 14, X_maculatus-5.0-male, whole genome shotgun sequence includes:
- the tex261 gene encoding protein TEX261, with the translated sequence MWFIYLLSWLSLIVQVSFVTLAIAAGLYYLAELIEEYTVATSRIIKYMILFSTGVLLCLYVFEGFPLFMVGVGLFTNLVYFGLLQTFPYILLSSPNFILSCVLVVVNHYMAFQYFAQEYYPFSEVLSYFTICLWIIPFAFFVSLSAGENVLPSTMQQGDDVVSNYFTKGKRGKRSGILLIFSFLKEAVLPSRQKMY